The following proteins come from a genomic window of Micromonospora zamorensis:
- a CDS encoding DUF6886 family protein yields MLHFSEDPTITRFVPHVAATAQQPDAYVWAVDQDRAPDYWFPRQCPRAMAWVLPSTSRADRDRVVGAGCGERVHAIEYGWLEAMQRVRLFAYRLPADRFQLFGTPEPHALVAVEPVTPLGPPEPVGDLLRCHAEAGIQLRVLNNLWSFWDVVANSSVGFSGIRLRNARPRS; encoded by the coding sequence GTGCTGCATTTCTCGGAGGATCCGACGATCACGCGGTTCGTTCCGCATGTCGCCGCGACCGCTCAGCAACCGGACGCATACGTGTGGGCCGTCGACCAGGATCGGGCTCCCGATTACTGGTTCCCGCGCCAGTGCCCCCGGGCGATGGCCTGGGTGCTGCCGAGCACCTCTCGGGCGGATCGTGATCGGGTCGTCGGAGCGGGCTGCGGCGAGCGAGTCCATGCGATCGAGTACGGCTGGCTGGAGGCGATGCAAAGGGTGCGACTGTTCGCGTACCGGCTACCAGCTGATCGCTTCCAACTCTTCGGCACTCCCGAACCACACGCGCTCGTGGCAGTCGAGCCCGTCACACCCCTCGGTCCTCCCGAGCCGGTGGGTGATCTGCTGCGGTGTCACGCCGAGGCGGGAATCCAGCTTCGCGTGCTGAACAACCTCTGGTCCTTCTGGGACGTAGTGGCCAACAGCTCGGTCGGCTTCAGTGGCATCAGGCTGCGCAACGCAAGGCCCCGCTCCTGA
- a CDS encoding questin oxidase family protein: MSDDILDEAYERLHRTGPEYEGWLSNHGPMAVEALARHGHQGQVHRWLDDYLGRLDELPRGLHPIGDWRAALGDPKRAGDWLAYFDRQLRDHPWRDVLGTWWPRLLPGIAAGATHGVIRVGHAVRVLETDDVNPPRLTELAQALGYWAARWQPIPGTDRVLDGHRAGREQMDVVAALAGLPRIDDQTGGVRDRLGQLPGVPRWEPALAALSPARSPDEAKRGLTTLVHRAGLDYLRFGHAAPVMLVHAVTAPTAVLRTLPALDRALWAPSLAAAWAATAALTSVYAPADGIAPPTVTAVPPTEVFARAARHGDEHVVKLADAVLDAHEATGDDRLLTAAGYAGQLI; encoded by the coding sequence ATGAGTGACGACATTCTCGACGAGGCGTACGAACGACTGCATCGCACCGGCCCCGAATACGAGGGGTGGCTCTCCAACCACGGACCGATGGCCGTCGAGGCGCTGGCCCGACACGGGCACCAGGGACAGGTGCACCGTTGGCTCGACGACTACCTCGGCCGACTCGACGAACTGCCCCGGGGGTTGCACCCGATCGGCGACTGGCGAGCGGCGCTGGGGGATCCGAAGCGGGCCGGTGACTGGCTGGCGTACTTCGACCGGCAACTGCGCGACCACCCGTGGCGTGACGTGCTCGGCACCTGGTGGCCCCGTCTGCTGCCGGGCATCGCCGCCGGCGCCACCCACGGCGTGATCCGGGTCGGGCATGCCGTACGCGTCCTCGAAACGGACGACGTGAACCCACCTCGGCTCACCGAACTGGCCCAGGCCCTCGGCTACTGGGCGGCCCGCTGGCAGCCGATCCCCGGCACCGACCGTGTTCTCGACGGCCACCGGGCCGGCCGCGAGCAGATGGACGTGGTCGCCGCGCTGGCCGGGCTGCCCCGGATCGACGACCAGACCGGCGGCGTCCGGGATCGGTTGGGCCAACTGCCGGGCGTACCCCGGTGGGAGCCGGCGCTCGCGGCGCTGAGCCCCGCGCGGAGCCCGGACGAGGCGAAGCGCGGGCTCACCACGTTGGTGCACCGCGCCGGCCTGGACTACCTGCGCTTCGGCCACGCCGCGCCGGTCATGCTGGTGCACGCGGTCACCGCGCCGACCGCGGTGCTGCGTACCCTGCCGGCCCTGGACCGGGCGCTGTGGGCGCCGAGCCTCGCCGCGGCCTGGGCCGCGACGGCGGCCCTGACCTCGGTGTACGCCCCAGCCGACGGCATCGCGCCACCGACCGTGACCGCCGTGCCCCCGACGGAGGTCTTCGCCCGAGCGGCTCGGCACGGCGACGAGCACGTGGTCAAGCTCGCCGACGCGGTGCTCGACGCGCACGAGGCCACTGGCGACGACCGGCTGCTCACCGCCGCCGGCTACGCCGGTCAACTGATCTGA
- a CDS encoding NlpC/P60 family protein: MALHAPRPSSERSAFAVPTSIVPRPRWSRFTTALAALVGVAVVLTGSATAAHADPSVAEIERQIDADWNTLEPIIERHNATRADLAVKRKQADALAARIAPLERQVDAAMDKVSALAVRAYKGETVSTVNAMLGSRSPSEVVSQLEMLDRFAHNQQQDVREVADLRDELAAQKAPLDEMVAQLARTEAQLAAKKKQINEEIDRLQKLRLKVYGNGGGGPLRPAPCPGSYPGGAAGTAVKFACAQIGKPYVWGAEGPNSYDCSGLMLAAWAKAGVSLPHNAAQQSRVTKNVSKADLRPGDLVFYYSDIHHVGMYVGNGWVVHASQAGQPVKMKKVDDGPIHSYGRPG; this comes from the coding sequence GTGGCACTCCATGCCCCGCGGCCGTCGTCCGAGCGGTCGGCATTCGCCGTCCCGACGTCGATCGTGCCGCGCCCACGCTGGTCCCGCTTCACCACCGCTCTCGCCGCACTGGTCGGCGTCGCCGTCGTCCTGACGGGCAGCGCCACGGCCGCCCACGCCGACCCGTCCGTCGCCGAGATCGAGCGCCAGATCGACGCCGACTGGAACACACTCGAACCGATCATCGAACGGCACAACGCCACCCGAGCCGACCTCGCCGTCAAGCGCAAGCAGGCGGACGCGCTGGCCGCCCGCATCGCCCCGCTCGAGCGGCAGGTCGACGCCGCGATGGACAAGGTCAGCGCGCTGGCCGTGCGCGCGTACAAGGGCGAGACCGTCTCGACCGTCAACGCGATGCTCGGCAGCCGGTCACCCAGCGAGGTGGTCAGCCAGCTCGAAATGCTCGACCGGTTCGCGCACAACCAGCAGCAGGACGTACGCGAGGTCGCCGACCTGCGCGACGAGCTGGCCGCGCAGAAGGCGCCGCTGGACGAGATGGTGGCCCAGCTGGCCCGCACCGAGGCCCAGTTGGCGGCCAAGAAGAAGCAGATCAACGAGGAGATCGACCGGCTGCAGAAGCTGCGCCTCAAGGTGTACGGCAACGGGGGCGGCGGTCCGCTGCGTCCGGCGCCCTGCCCCGGCAGCTATCCCGGAGGCGCTGCGGGCACGGCGGTCAAGTTCGCCTGCGCGCAGATCGGCAAGCCCTACGTCTGGGGTGCCGAGGGCCCGAACTCGTACGACTGCTCGGGGCTGATGCTGGCCGCATGGGCGAAGGCCGGGGTGTCGTTGCCGCACAACGCCGCTCAGCAGAGCCGCGTCACCAAGAACGTCAGCAAGGCTGACCTGCGCCCCGGCGACCTGGTCTTCTACTACAGCGACATCCACCACGTCGGCATGTACGTCGGCAACGGCTGGGTCGTGCACGCCTCGCAGGCCGGCCAACCGGTCAAGATGAAGAAGGTCGACGACGGCCCGATCCACAGCTACGGCCGCCCAGGCTGA
- a CDS encoding dihydrofolate reductase family protein, which yields MTKVTAQLSVSVDGFYAGPRFEGDGNWMDSAESAGFFRVTRWATEASAWRERQGFAGGEEDTNSEVIAESFGAAGAYVMGRRMADGGEAPWGEEPPFRAPVFVVTHRPRQTLLRGGGTSFTYVTDGVASAVEQARAVAGGKNVAVAGGGSLVRQVIKAGLLDELELHVVPVVLGTGLRLFDADLDLGDKEAIELTPTRVLHTPQVTHIRYDVNGRAPLVLDDRGRGGGPTTTTN from the coding sequence ATGACCAAGGTGACCGCACAGCTGTCGGTGTCGGTGGACGGCTTCTACGCCGGCCCACGGTTCGAGGGCGACGGCAACTGGATGGACTCGGCGGAGAGCGCCGGGTTCTTCCGGGTCACCCGCTGGGCGACGGAGGCGTCGGCGTGGCGTGAACGACAGGGCTTCGCCGGTGGTGAGGAGGACACCAACTCCGAGGTCATCGCCGAGTCGTTCGGGGCCGCCGGCGCGTACGTGATGGGGCGCCGGATGGCCGACGGCGGTGAGGCGCCCTGGGGCGAGGAACCGCCGTTCCGCGCGCCGGTCTTCGTCGTCACGCACCGCCCCCGCCAGACTCTCCTGCGGGGCGGAGGCACCAGCTTCACCTACGTCACCGATGGTGTGGCCAGTGCCGTCGAGCAGGCGCGCGCCGTGGCCGGCGGCAAGAACGTCGCCGTGGCCGGAGGCGGCAGCCTGGTGCGGCAGGTCATCAAGGCGGGGCTGCTCGACGAGTTGGAGCTGCACGTCGTACCGGTCGTGCTCGGCACCGGCCTGCGACTGTTCGACGCGGATCTCGACCTCGGCGACAAGGAGGCGATCGAGCTGACGCCGACCCGCGTCCTGCACACCCCGCAGGTCACCCACATCCGGTACGACGTGAACGGTCGCGCCCCACTCGTGCTCGACGATCGGGGCAGGGGCGGCGGCCCGACGACGACCACGAACTGA
- a CDS encoding RNA polymerase sigma factor, producing MTSQIQPSDQDLWSAIAASDEVAFGRLFDRYARAVYNHAFRLTGSWTLAEDVTQSTFLVAWRRRGEAAVLVDGLALPWLLVVATNTTRTEWRSARRWLAALRRLPPGRGVEADPADDIVARLDDERQMADVLAVVRRLPRAEREAVALCLWSGVPYAEAAEVLGINEGALRSRVSRARARLARMVVDGTKQEDER from the coding sequence GTGACGAGCCAGATACAACCGTCCGACCAAGATCTGTGGTCGGCCATCGCAGCCAGTGACGAGGTCGCGTTCGGCCGGCTCTTCGACCGGTACGCCCGGGCGGTCTACAACCACGCGTTCCGGCTCACCGGCTCGTGGACGCTCGCCGAGGACGTGACGCAGTCCACCTTCCTGGTCGCGTGGCGCAGGCGTGGCGAAGCAGCGGTCCTGGTCGACGGGTTGGCGCTGCCGTGGCTACTGGTGGTCGCCACCAACACGACCCGCACCGAGTGGCGGTCGGCCCGGCGGTGGTTGGCAGCCCTGCGGAGGTTGCCGCCGGGACGCGGGGTGGAGGCGGACCCGGCGGACGACATAGTCGCTCGGCTCGATGACGAACGGCAGATGGCCGACGTCCTGGCGGTCGTACGCCGATTACCTCGCGCCGAGCGCGAGGCGGTTGCCCTGTGTCTCTGGTCGGGCGTGCCGTACGCCGAGGCGGCTGAGGTCCTCGGCATCAACGAAGGCGCGCTCCGATCACGTGTCAGTCGCGCACGGGCCCGACTGGCACGGATGGTCGTCGACGGAACCAAGCAGGAGGATGAGCGATGA
- a CDS encoding LLM class flavin-dependent oxidoreductase gives MRIGIVILPDQRWAEAQRRWRQVDEWGFDHAWTYDHLGWRDLVDGPWFDSIATLTAAATVTSRIRLGTLVASPNFRHPAAFARQITTVDDVSDGRLLLGLGAGGIGFDSAVLGGETLPPRQRVDRFAEFTELLDLVLREDGTTWRGEWFAAVDARNNPGCVQQPRVPFVVAANGPRSMRLVARFGQGWVTTGTDADDVSGWWDTVSALCARMDRTLEEAGRDPATLDRYLSLDAAPVFSLSSAQFFADQVGRAADLGFTDVVTHWPRASSWYAGDEAILADVATRLLPELRG, from the coding sequence ATGCGGATTGGCATCGTCATCCTGCCCGACCAGCGGTGGGCGGAGGCACAGCGTCGGTGGCGGCAGGTGGACGAGTGGGGCTTCGACCACGCCTGGACCTACGACCACCTGGGTTGGCGTGACCTGGTCGACGGCCCGTGGTTCGACTCGATAGCCACGCTGACCGCCGCCGCGACGGTGACCTCCCGGATCCGGCTGGGCACCCTGGTGGCGTCGCCGAACTTCCGGCACCCGGCGGCGTTCGCCCGGCAGATCACCACCGTGGACGACGTCTCCGACGGTCGGCTGCTGCTCGGCCTGGGCGCGGGTGGTATCGGGTTCGACTCGGCCGTGCTGGGCGGTGAGACCCTGCCGCCGCGTCAGCGGGTGGACCGGTTCGCCGAGTTCACCGAGCTGCTCGATCTCGTCCTGCGCGAGGACGGCACCACCTGGCGCGGTGAGTGGTTCGCCGCGGTGGACGCCCGCAACAACCCCGGCTGCGTGCAGCAGCCCCGGGTTCCCTTCGTGGTTGCCGCCAACGGGCCGCGATCGATGCGGCTGGTGGCCCGGTTCGGTCAGGGCTGGGTGACCACCGGCACCGATGCCGACGACGTGTCGGGCTGGTGGGACACCGTGTCGGCGCTGTGCGCGCGGATGGATCGCACGCTGGAGGAGGCCGGCCGCGATCCGGCCACTCTGGACCGTTACCTCTCGCTGGACGCGGCGCCGGTGTTCTCGCTCAGCAGCGCGCAGTTCTTCGCCGACCAGGTCGGCCGGGCCGCGGACCTGGGCTTCACCGATGTGGTGACGCACTGGCCGCGCGCCAGCAGCTGGTACGCCGGCGACGAGGCCATCCTCGCGGACGTGGCGACGCGGTTGCTGCCCGAGCTGCGCGGCTGA
- a CDS encoding dihydrofolate reductase family protein, whose translation MPQLLRVQCFNVSRDGFGTGEGQSLERPFGHADPTPLFSWRAATASFVYRTEPGGSRGLDDYLTRDAECNIGAEIMGRNKFGPQRGPWENHDWQGWWGDNPPFHTPVFVLTHHVRPSFTLSDTTFHFLDASPAEALARAKQAADGRDVRLGGGVATIREFLDADLVDTMHIAVAPVDLDRGERLWDSPDELLDRFHLESVPSASGVTHLLFWRR comes from the coding sequence ATGCCGCAACTGCTGCGGGTGCAGTGTTTCAACGTGTCGCGCGACGGGTTCGGCACCGGCGAGGGGCAGAGCCTGGAACGGCCCTTCGGCCACGCGGACCCCACCCCGCTGTTCTCCTGGCGGGCCGCCACCGCCAGCTTCGTGTATCGCACCGAGCCCGGCGGCAGTCGCGGCCTCGACGACTATCTGACCCGCGACGCCGAGTGCAACATCGGTGCGGAGATCATGGGTCGCAACAAGTTCGGCCCTCAGCGCGGGCCCTGGGAGAACCACGACTGGCAGGGCTGGTGGGGGGACAACCCGCCGTTCCACACGCCGGTCTTCGTGCTCACCCACCACGTACGCCCGTCGTTCACGCTGTCCGACACCACGTTCCACTTCCTCGACGCCAGCCCGGCCGAGGCGCTGGCCCGGGCGAAGCAGGCAGCCGACGGTCGCGACGTACGCCTCGGTGGTGGGGTCGCCACCATCCGCGAGTTCCTCGATGCCGACCTGGTCGACACGATGCACATCGCCGTCGCGCCCGTCGACCTCGACCGGGGCGAGCGCCTGTGGGACAGCCCCGACGAACTTCTCGACCGCTTCCACCTGGAGTCGGTTCCCAGCGCCAGCGGAGTCACCCATCTCCTGTTCTGGCGGCGCTGA
- a CDS encoding phosphoribosyltransferase family protein, with product MPAELTERLAALFQWIDPGPGTSHLVSDISGWWRDPTVLAELGPALVAPYRAARPTVVLAPAVTGLLLGPLAATALGVGFVAAHKPADGRLPAGPLTWAQSPPDYRGRRVDLAVRDRHLGPDDRVLVVDDWVRTGAQLHALYDICAARGAEVLGTAVVAVDCPPEVAVDLRITGLIDAADLHA from the coding sequence ATGCCCGCTGAGCTGACCGAACGCCTGGCCGCCCTGTTCCAGTGGATCGACCCCGGTCCGGGCACCAGTCACCTGGTCAGCGACATCTCCGGTTGGTGGCGCGACCCGACGGTGCTGGCCGAACTGGGACCGGCCCTGGTGGCGCCGTACCGGGCCGCCCGACCGACGGTGGTGCTCGCCCCGGCGGTCACCGGGCTGCTGCTCGGACCGCTTGCGGCCACCGCCCTCGGGGTCGGCTTCGTGGCCGCACACAAACCCGCCGACGGCCGGCTGCCGGCCGGGCCGCTCACCTGGGCGCAGAGCCCACCGGACTACCGAGGACGACGGGTCGACCTGGCGGTACGCGACCGGCACCTCGGCCCCGACGACCGGGTGCTGGTGGTGGACGACTGGGTGCGTACGGGCGCGCAGCTCCACGCCCTCTACGACATCTGCGCGGCGCGTGGCGCCGAGGTGCTGGGCACCGCCGTGGTGGCCGTCGACTGCCCGCCCGAGGTCGCGGTCGACCTGCGGATCACCGGTCTGATCGACGCCGCCGATCTGCACGCTTGA
- a CDS encoding VOC family protein translates to MTTPDLPRLIGFYRDVVGFELTYRFPDEGVPEFVALRLGNSELGLAANPEAGGPAESHRWELCVYADDCDAAVHALRSGGATVTEEPVDQPWGERSARVTDPDGNRMLVLSRLA, encoded by the coding sequence GTGACGACACCTGACCTGCCACGACTGATCGGGTTCTACCGGGATGTGGTCGGCTTCGAGCTGACCTACCGGTTCCCGGATGAGGGTGTTCCGGAGTTCGTCGCACTCCGACTGGGCAACAGCGAGCTGGGCCTGGCCGCCAATCCGGAGGCCGGCGGGCCGGCCGAATCGCACCGGTGGGAGCTGTGCGTCTACGCCGACGACTGCGACGCCGCCGTGCACGCCCTGCGCTCGGGCGGCGCCACGGTCACCGAGGAACCCGTCGACCAGCCGTGGGGGGAGCGGTCCGCCCGGGTCACGGATCCCGACGGCAACCGCATGCTGGTGCTGTCCCGCCTCGCTTAG
- the dcd gene encoding dCTP deaminase, translating to MLLSDRDLVSEIKAGTLGLEPFEPTLVQPSSIDVRLDRLFRVFNNHLYTHIDPAMQQDDLTSAVEVPDGEPFVLHPGEFVLASTLEVISLGDQLAGRLEGKSSLGRLGLLTHSTAGFIDPGFSGHVTLELSNVANLPITLWPGMKIGQLCIFRLSSPAEHPYGSTVYGSRYQGQRGPTPSRAWQHWRTWPTR from the coding sequence ATGCTGCTCTCCGACCGCGACCTGGTCTCCGAGATCAAGGCCGGCACGCTGGGCCTGGAGCCGTTCGAGCCCACCCTGGTCCAACCCTCCAGCATCGACGTCCGACTCGACCGGCTGTTCCGGGTCTTCAACAACCACCTCTACACGCACATCGATCCGGCGATGCAGCAGGACGACCTGACCTCGGCGGTCGAGGTGCCCGACGGTGAGCCGTTCGTGCTGCACCCGGGCGAGTTCGTGCTGGCCTCGACGCTGGAGGTCATCTCGCTCGGCGACCAGCTCGCCGGCCGGCTGGAGGGCAAGAGCTCCCTGGGCCGGCTCGGGCTGCTCACGCACTCCACCGCCGGCTTCATCGATCCGGGGTTCTCCGGTCACGTGACGCTGGAGCTCTCCAACGTGGCGAACCTGCCGATCACCCTCTGGCCGGGCATGAAGATCGGGCAGCTCTGCATCTTCCGGCTCTCCTCGCCGGCCGAGCACCCGTACGGCTCGACGGTCTACGGCTCGCGCTACCAGGGCCAGCGGGGTCCGACGCCCAGCCGCGCCTGGCAGCACTGGCGCACCTGGCCCACCCGCTGA
- a CDS encoding ASCH domain-containing protein encodes MWPRIGELRTLALGTPGELRATLNTLVLAGVKTATAGRLAEYAEEGEELEQVGERLALVDDDDALAGVVEITGVEVVRFADVPWDFARAEGEGDRSIEEWRAGHAAYWAGLGTPVDGDTPIVCLRLRLVSGGEGGVASGDLGT; translated from the coding sequence ATGTGGCCTCGGATCGGTGAACTGCGCACCCTTGCCCTCGGCACCCCCGGCGAGCTGCGGGCGACCCTCAACACCCTCGTGCTGGCCGGCGTGAAGACCGCGACGGCCGGCCGGCTCGCCGAGTACGCGGAAGAGGGCGAGGAGCTGGAGCAGGTCGGGGAACGGCTGGCCCTGGTCGACGACGACGACGCGCTGGCCGGCGTCGTGGAGATCACCGGAGTCGAGGTGGTCCGCTTCGCGGACGTGCCGTGGGACTTCGCCCGCGCCGAGGGTGAGGGGGACCGTTCGATCGAGGAGTGGCGGGCCGGGCACGCGGCCTACTGGGCGGGCCTCGGCACCCCGGTCGACGGCGACACCCCGATTGTCTGCCTACGCCTGCGACTGGTCTCCGGCGGCGAGGGCGGAGTGGCCAGCGGCGACCTTGGCACCTGA
- a CDS encoding pyridoxamine 5'-phosphate oxidase family protein, translating into MASWSEFAADEPRLADGIRVLLQQYGPGFGYLATVRADGGPRVHPVSPVITDEGLFCFIVDSPKRRDLERDGRYALHSFPPEESDDEAYVAGRARPVTDPLRVARLAQGARAEPQVDWRLFEFTVDVAMLARREQHGLGVAVGGPEVQVWLDPLAPAAPSAVPQARPARRSRNVQCSAA; encoded by the coding sequence ATGGCTTCCTGGTCCGAATTCGCCGCCGACGAGCCCCGACTCGCCGACGGGATCCGCGTTCTCCTCCAGCAGTACGGGCCAGGCTTCGGCTACCTGGCCACGGTCCGCGCCGACGGCGGGCCCCGGGTCCATCCGGTCTCCCCGGTCATCACCGACGAGGGCTTGTTCTGCTTCATCGTCGACTCTCCGAAGCGCCGCGATCTCGAACGCGACGGCCGTTACGCGCTGCACTCGTTCCCGCCGGAGGAGAGCGACGACGAGGCGTACGTGGCGGGTCGCGCCCGTCCGGTGACGGATCCGCTCCGGGTCGCACGGTTGGCGCAGGGCGCCCGGGCGGAGCCGCAGGTTGACTGGCGGTTGTTCGAGTTCACCGTCGACGTGGCGATGTTGGCCCGCCGGGAGCAGCACGGCCTCGGTGTCGCCGTCGGCGGGCCGGAGGTGCAGGTGTGGCTCGACCCGCTGGCCCCGGCCGCACCTTCAGCCGTACCGCAGGCTCGCCCGGCCCGCCGCAGCCGCAACGTCCAGTGTTCGGCCGCCTGA
- a CDS encoding septal ring lytic transglycosylase RlpA family protein, whose product MAGKHSRTRIFSSPAGIVATAAVGVALAVGGTFGAVQLTSGSAQSGQTTLDLTPTTAASSLAPSSPAASASPSASVSPSASASPSATRSQQAASRGKERTASPKPKPTAKKTTAAPKVLDSGSCGASFYSDGQLTANGESFNPSALTAAHKTLPFNTKVRVTNPANGKSVVVRINDRGPFIDGRCLDLSRAAFATIASVDVGALTVRYEVLG is encoded by the coding sequence GTGGCAGGTAAGCACTCCCGTACCCGCATCTTCTCCTCCCCGGCGGGCATCGTGGCCACCGCGGCGGTCGGCGTCGCCCTCGCCGTCGGGGGCACGTTCGGTGCCGTGCAGCTGACCTCCGGCTCCGCTCAGTCGGGCCAGACGACTCTCGACCTCACCCCGACCACCGCCGCCAGCAGCCTCGCCCCCAGCTCCCCGGCCGCCTCCGCGTCCCCGAGTGCCAGCGTCTCCCCGAGCGCGTCCGCCAGCCCCTCGGCCACCCGGTCGCAGCAGGCCGCCTCCCGAGGCAAGGAGCGCACCGCGTCGCCGAAGCCGAAGCCGACCGCCAAGAAGACCACCGCCGCCCCGAAGGTGCTGGACAGCGGCTCGTGCGGCGCCTCGTTCTACTCCGACGGGCAGCTCACCGCCAACGGTGAGTCGTTCAACCCGAGTGCGCTGACCGCCGCACACAAGACGCTGCCGTTCAACACCAAGGTCCGGGTGACCAACCCGGCCAACGGCAAGTCGGTAGTGGTGCGGATCAACGATCGCGGCCCGTTCATCGACGGCCGCTGCCTGGACCTCTCCCGCGCCGCGTTCGCCACCATCGCCTCGGTCGACGTGGGCGCGCTCACCGTCCGCTACGAGGTACTCGGCTGA
- a CDS encoding zinc metalloprotease, protein MGPRPNLLTRRAAGVASTTLALLLSTAAVGVVPAASAFSAAPGGACVEPADSHSNARLKPGAAAKHDPNELTAQQVRERDADLAAALRERANFRTGAGATALATVTIPVVVHVIQENSTRAGGNIPDSLITSQITVLNQAYAGATGGAVTAFAFRLDKINRVTNPSWYPIVQGSSAERSMKSSLRVGGKNTLNIYLGELSNDLLGWATFPQRNLSSMDGVVALSESLPGGTATNYNQGDTGTHEVGHWLNLYHTFQGGCGGSGDSVSDTPAEASPAYQCPTGRNTCSATGLDPITNFMDYTYDSCMYQFTPGQASRMLTAWNAYRAA, encoded by the coding sequence ATGGGACCCCGTCCCAACCTGCTGACCCGGCGTGCCGCCGGTGTCGCGTCGACGACCCTCGCGCTGCTGCTCAGCACCGCTGCGGTGGGCGTCGTTCCGGCCGCTTCGGCCTTCTCCGCGGCGCCCGGCGGCGCCTGCGTGGAGCCAGCCGACAGCCACTCCAACGCCCGACTCAAGCCCGGTGCAGCGGCCAAGCACGACCCGAACGAGTTGACCGCGCAGCAGGTCCGCGAGCGGGACGCGGACCTGGCCGCCGCGTTGCGCGAGCGCGCCAACTTCCGCACCGGCGCCGGCGCGACGGCACTGGCCACGGTCACCATCCCGGTGGTGGTGCACGTGATCCAGGAGAACAGCACCCGGGCCGGCGGCAACATCCCCGACTCGTTGATCACCTCGCAGATCACCGTGCTCAACCAGGCCTACGCCGGCGCGACCGGCGGAGCGGTCACCGCGTTCGCCTTCCGACTCGACAAGATCAACCGGGTGACGAACCCGTCGTGGTACCCGATCGTGCAGGGCTCGTCGGCGGAGCGGTCGATGAAGTCCTCGTTGCGGGTGGGCGGCAAGAACACCCTCAACATCTACCTCGGTGAGCTCAGCAACGACCTGCTGGGCTGGGCGACCTTCCCGCAGCGCAACCTGAGCAGCATGGACGGCGTGGTCGCGCTGAGCGAGTCGCTGCCGGGCGGCACCGCCACCAACTACAACCAGGGCGACACCGGCACCCACGAGGTGGGCCACTGGCTGAACCTCTACCACACCTTCCAGGGCGGGTGCGGCGGCTCGGGTGACAGCGTCAGCGACACCCCGGCCGAGGCGTCGCCGGCCTACCAGTGCCCGACCGGGCGCAACACCTGCTCGGCGACCGGGCTGGACCCGATCACCAACTTCATGGACTACACCTACGACTCGTGCATGTACCAGTTCACCCCCGGGCAGGCCAGCCGGATGCTGACCGCGTGGAACGCGTACCGGGCGGCATAA